TCAGGAAAAACCCGACCCAGCCGACCAACGTCAGAGCAAGGAACAAAATCCCGCCTGTTTCTGACGCATAAAAGTCATAATAGAAAGCCTCCAGGAAGCTCTTAGGAAATTCGGCTACTGCTTGGCCTAGACAGGCTATCAGAAACCCCTTGTAGAAGGGTTTGGTTTTGAAACGCGTGTAGACTACTAGCGGCGATAACGCACCAATCGTGCCAAAGAAACCGCCGAAGAAGCGCATGAGTCGGACATCGCTCTTAGAATTGAGGCAAATGGCGTCAATTCCTGTATTAGTGGGCGGTCCGACTTTTGCTGTACCGCCGTATGTCTCACAAATTACCTTGTGCCCTATCTCATGGAAATATCCAATTGGCAAGACCGTTATGGCAAATCCCAAGACTGCAAACATTGCGACTCGAATATCAAAACGCAAGTTATCTAGAAGACTTTTAGCTATCCTTTAACCATATTGAAGAATGCAGCCGGGCGGCTATTATTATGAGTTCATGCTGATAGCAACCTTTCTTGGTATAGGATTTGGCCTAGGGTATTCGTTCATTCATTTGCTGAGAAAGTATCGAAAAAGCTAAAAAGTAGCTTGTACTAATTTTATCTTGGACACCCAAAGGAAAAAAGGACTCGCCGATGACCCTACCAATGGGATATGGCGGTAGGTAGTGCCATCGGCCTTGTCTTTTGGGTGTCTGCTCTTTTGGAACAGACAGATTGTACGGCACTATCGGTGTTTAGACTAGTCGACGGCCAAGGAGGCCGACTCCTACGCCTATGGCGATAAACAATGCTCCAAGCCAGTAGACATTGCCAAAATTCCCTATGAATGTGGCTTTGTCTGCCAGTGTCGCTCCGAGCATCGTCATTGCTCCCGTTCCCGACAGTGTTGCTATAGCTTTTTTTATAGCCATGCGCGCGTCCTACCGTCAAGGCAGTATTTAAAGTTTAAATATCTTTACTTTGTCTTCACTTAGTTCCGCTCGAACAGGTCATCCCAATGGTCAACAACATCCTTGATTATCTTATCCCTATTATCGATCAGCGTTTGTTTTATTTTTGGGTCTTTCTCTTCCCTGATGCGCATATCCAACGCTTTTGGAAAATCGACTTCTATGACGATTCTGATTTTGCCATCTGACATCACAGCCTTTTTCTTTATCATTTTTGCTACGAGCTCGGCAATTTCTTCCAACAGCTTAGGGTCTATGTCCATCTTGGTAGGCAGCCACAAAGTAACAGAAGACCGTAAAGCTTGGCCGACCGCGTTTGCAAACGCTCCAAGATCCTTTTTCACGTAACCTCTAACAACTAATGCTGGTACTTGTGCAGCTAGCTTCTCTTCTAACGTGTATTTCTTTCCAAGCGACATCAATAGTACATTGATTGCTTCGAGATGACGCTTGCGCGCATCATCGACAGGGCGAATATTTGGAACAAGCTCAACGAACTGTTTTCCTGCTTCTGTTGTCTCGTAAAATCCTTGATCCGTCTTGGCTATCAGTTCTTTACCTTGCAAATCGTTGAGGTGCACCATCAACGTTGGCTCTGTTTTACCAGTTATTTTCACAAGTTCGCTCCAGGACTTTGGGATTACGCATGACTCTAGGATAGTCGCCTTAGTTTCCCCGATTTTTTGCGACATCTGCCAAATACACTTCCTCATCCTACTTATACCGTACTAAGTATAAGAACTTTGCTTTGTCTTAGCAAAGTTTATTAAGATACTTAGTATATACTAAGTTGCATGGAACCCACTGCCCACCAACCCGATGCACGCGAAATGAAAGGTCTTGCTATGGCAAAGGATGTCAGCCAGAAAAAGTCCGATGTTGCCATACAGCTTCTAAATGAAATGACCTACAAGGTGAGGTCGCAGTCAGACATCAGCAAATGGTACATGGTCGTTCGGACAGAGGGCGCATGGACGTGCGACTGTCCAGATTCTACCTATCGCCATGTAACCTGCAAGCACATTCATGCGGTACTGTTCTCGAAGGCATTTAGAAAGAAGGTGTATGAGGATACGCTATTCCAGACACCGGTAAACCAGCACATCATCAACGAATCAAACGAGCTTGGCAAGATTGTTTGCCAACGCTGCGCAAGCGGCAACTACGTAAAATGCTCGGTTCGCCACACGAAAAAAGCGGGCGACATTCAACGTTATCAGTGCAAAGATTGTGGATACAGATTCATTGTCAACCCAGCATTTGAACATGCAAAAGTAACTGCTAGGATAATATCGGCGGCAATCGACCTCTATTTCAAGGGTGTTTCGCTCAGGAAAATAGAGGATCATGTTTTGCAGTCTTTCAACGTCAAGGTGGACCATTCGAGCGTAGCAAATTGGATTCGCCGCTTTAACAAGGTAGTCCAGCCTTACGTGGATTCATTCGTGCCCGTGCAGGTTGGCGGCGTTTACCATGTTGATGAAATGCTAGTACATGTAAGAAAGGAGCATAACGACGCTACTATGAACCTGAATAACAAAGAAAACCATACCTTTAGGAAATTCGACAACCACTATAGCTGGCTATGGAACTTGATGGATTCAAGTACTAGATTTTGGATATGCTCCAAGATTACCCAAAAGCGTACGGGCGATGTGGCTCGCTCTGTCTTTAAGGAAATGAAGCAACGCGCCCCGCTGCCACGGGCGATAGTGCATGATGGCCTGCGCTCGTACGATGAAGCATACACCCGCGAGTTGTACACGAGGGAAAAGCCACAAATCCAGAATGTGAGAAGCGTCGGCTCTAACGAAAAGGGCTTGAACCCTAAAGTCGAGCGCCTTAACGGAACGGTAAGAGACCGCGAAAGCGTAATGCGCGGCATGGACACGGCGGAAAGCGCGCAGGAGCTCATGGACGCAATGCAGATTCATTACAATTTCATTCGAGGCAATCAGGCCATAGGGGGTCAGACACCGGCTGAAGCAGCAGGCATTAACCTCAACCTGAAAGAAAACAAGACGGAATCTTTGATGAGGCAGGCGGCGATTCATGCAAAGGATGAGCTAGTTAGCCCGGTCGTCAAAGGACTTGGCATACGCATTCACAAGGTAACAATCCTGAATGAAAAGGACTGCTTAAAGGTCAAGCAGAAGGGATGGCTTGACAAAAAGGACTGGGTAGAGATTCATGATATACTACGTGTACAAGGTTTCAACTGGTTAGCGAACGGCAAAGATAGCTGTTGGCTCAAATTGATTGTTTGATGAAAAAGGTTATTGGGATGCCAGATTTTACCAATTCGATGAATCTTGGTAAAATCTTCGATGAGATTTCCAAGAAGATGGTTGTCGATATAAATGAAACAAGAAAAGCGATTGACAAGCACCCGGGTTTGAGAGGAGAGTCTTTCGAGGAAGTAGTCCGTGAATTCCTTGAAAAATATCTACCAAAAGCCTTTGCAATCTCAAAGGGATTCATAGTTGATTCCGATGGCAAACAGTCGAAGCAATTAGATGTAATAATTTCAGATGCGATGAATAGTCCTATCTTTTATCAAAAGGGCGAAAACCGGGTATTGCCTGTTGAGTGTGTTTTTGCAGTAATAGAAGTCAAAGCACGATTAGATTCTGTCGAGCTTGACAAGGCAGTTGATAATATGCTAAGCGTACGTAATTTAACCAAGAAAGCCTTTCGTACGGTGCCATCGTATCAGCCCCTCTTTCGTTCCATAGGTTTGTATGGAAAGGAAGATTGGATAGGCTACCCAATCAATTACTTCGTTTTTGCTTTTGATTCCATCGATTTGAAGCATCTAACAAAATTATTAGACAGGAAACATAAGGCGCATAAATTGCCCGAATGGTCACGAATAGATGGGATATATGTGTTAGGAAAAGGTATGGTGACCAATTATATCGAATATGAGTATGATGACAACCGTATACCTCCATTGCACATAATCAGGACTTTGCCAGAGCCAAAATCAAAGGTCACATCAATAAAATCGCGGCGATCATTACTCCTGTTTTATCAGGATCTCATGGACTGTCTTTCAATGGCAGAAGTGAAAAACTTCATTTTGCCTGACTATACTTACCGACTACGCTTCTGAAGGAATCAATAGGTAAATTTTCGGTAAACCATAACTCATCGCCCTACCTTCGACAAAATCGCCCGACTCTCGACAGCGAGGAAAATCGAAGGAATCGCCCTTGATCTCGACAGGACTGGAGAGCAGTATGCTTTTATATCTGCAAGTGGGAGTTACGCTTGACTTATAGCTGGCTTGTGCCGAGGCATTTTCTACAGCACAATACTTGGCATAGCCGGACGAAAAATGAGGCAAGAACTTGGAAAAAAACGAAATAGAAGGATTTGAAGAAGAAAGGCAGACTCAGACCCAGCGCAGGCCCCGGCCGGAGCAGATGCAGAGGCGGCCCGCGCAAGATGTAGCTGCCGCCCACGTGACCAAGGTCACGACGGAAAGCGAGGACGCTGTCGCAAAGATAATACTGCAGTCGATACCGGCTGACTCGCAGGTAACAAACGTCAGGTTCGAGGGCCCCAACATTGCGCTGTACACGAAAAACCCCAAGTTTGCGCTCACCGAGTTGACCTACTACCTTTCTTCGCTTTCAAAGACCCTGAAAAAGAGGTTCATAATACGCACGGACCCGTCGGTGCGCCTGCCAGAAGACGCCACGCGGCAGGCAGTGGTGAAGCTCCTGCCAAAGGACGTGCAGGTGTCGGCGGTGTTTTGCGACGACGCTACGGGCGAAGTGGTCCTTGAGGTAAGCAAGCCGGAGGCAATCGACCCGGCCATGATAGTAGAGATAGCCAAGTCCACGGGCTGGA
The sequence above is drawn from the Nitrososphaera viennensis EN76 genome and encodes:
- a CDS encoding DDE-type integrase/transposase/recombinase gives rise to the protein MEPTAHQPDAREMKGLAMAKDVSQKKSDVAIQLLNEMTYKVRSQSDISKWYMVVRTEGAWTCDCPDSTYRHVTCKHIHAVLFSKAFRKKVYEDTLFQTPVNQHIINESNELGKIVCQRCASGNYVKCSVRHTKKAGDIQRYQCKDCGYRFIVNPAFEHAKVTARIISAAIDLYFKGVSLRKIEDHVLQSFNVKVDHSSVANWIRRFNKVVQPYVDSFVPVQVGGVYHVDEMLVHVRKEHNDATMNLNNKENHTFRKFDNHYSWLWNLMDSSTRFWICSKITQKRTGDVARSVFKEMKQRAPLPRAIVHDGLRSYDEAYTRELYTREKPQIQNVRSVGSNEKGLNPKVERLNGTVRDRESVMRGMDTAESAQELMDAMQIHYNFIRGNQAIGGQTPAEAAGINLNLKENKTESLMRQAAIHAKDELVSPVVKGLGIRIHKVTILNEKDCLKVKQKGWLDKKDWVEIHDILRVQGFNWLANGKDSCWLKLIV
- a CDS encoding DUF6602 domain-containing protein — its product is MKKVIGMPDFTNSMNLGKIFDEISKKMVVDINETRKAIDKHPGLRGESFEEVVREFLEKYLPKAFAISKGFIVDSDGKQSKQLDVIISDAMNSPIFYQKGENRVLPVECVFAVIEVKARLDSVELDKAVDNMLSVRNLTKKAFRTVPSYQPLFRSIGLYGKEDWIGYPINYFVFAFDSIDLKHLTKLLDRKHKAHKLPEWSRIDGIYVLGKGMVTNYIEYEYDDNRIPPLHIIRTLPEPKSKVTSIKSRRSLLLFYQDLMDCLSMAEVKNFILPDYTYRLRF